One Zonotrichia albicollis isolate bZonAlb1 chromosome 25, bZonAlb1.hap1, whole genome shotgun sequence genomic window carries:
- the SCNN1D gene encoding epithelial sodium channel subunit delta, with the protein MMEPELPEGEGGGEAAEEGLIEFYGSFKEMFEFFCKNTTIHGTIRLVCSGRNRMKTAFWTLLLLASLGMLYWQFALMFSQFWAYPVVLTMSMDSEPKMFPAVTICNLDPSRFELVSEQLEQLERMAEESLAFLYGPKASARLSQLRDRNRDRDKDGAIRVQAWANLSSAGFRLSHNFSLVRMWDPSAGEKHSRVGFRLCNSTGGNCFYTSHPSGMDALLEWFRFHYMNVMAQLPPGLPQHQQHFQDLVYSCQYDGEPCRPSDHVHFHHPVFGSCYTFNSKGTDPFWAATKPGIPYGLSLILRAEQKEHLPLLSTVAGVKVMIHSHNQTPFLEHEGFHIRPGIATTIGIRQDQVNRLGGNYGRCTRDGADVAVELLYNNSYTLQACLHSCFQRAMVQRCGCGYFYYPLPAGARYCDYSRQPAWGHCFYQLYSRLRNHRLDCFQHCPKPCRESLYKVSAGTAKWPSAKSQDWVRQALRHQNGYNSSSSRRDIAKVTIFYRQLSSQAVHEAPLLSENLLLSSMGSQWSLWFGSSVLSVVEMLELLLDTLVLSLLFCLQRLRPGRGPGGSGERRERPGGGREGARGAGRGRELELGQL; encoded by the exons ATGATGGAACCAGAGCTTCccgaaggagaaggaggaggagaagcagcGGAGGAAGGGCTGATCGAGTTCTACGGCTCCTTCAAGGAGATGTTTGAGTTCTTCTGCAAGAACACCACGATCCACGGCACCATCCGCCTGGTGTGCTCGGGCAGGAACCGCATGAAGACGGCGTTCTggacgctgctgctgctggccagcctGGGCATGCTCTACTGGCAGTTCGCCCTCATGTTCAGCCAGTTCTGGGCCTACCCCGTGGTGCTCACCATGTCCATGGACTCCGAGCCCAAAATGTTCCCGGCCGTCACCATCTGCAACCTGGATCCCTCCCG GTTTGAGCTGGTCAgcgagcagctggagcagctggagcgcATGGCCGAGGAGTCGCTGGCCTTCCTGTACGGCCCCAAGGCCTCGGCCAGGCTGTCCCAGctgagggacaggaacagggaccGGGACAAGGACGGGGCCATCCGGGTCCAGGCCTGGGCCAACCTCAGCAGCGCCGGCTTCAGGCTCAGCCACAACTTCTCCCTGGTCAGGATGTGGGACCCCAGCGCAGGCGAGAAACATTCCAGAGTGGGATTCCGGCTG TGCAACTCCACAGGTGGGAATTGCTTCTACACCTCTCACCCGTCGGGCATGGACGCGCTGCTCGAGTGGTTCCGCTTCCACTACATGAACGTGATGGCCCAGCtgcccccggggctgccccagcaccagcagcacttccaggaCCTGGTCTACTCCTGCCAGTACGATGGGGAGCCCTGCAGGCCCAG TGATCATGTTCACTTCCACCACCCAGTTTTTGGGAGCTGCTACACTTTTAACAGCAAGGGGACAGATCCTTTCTGGGCAGCCACAAAACCAGGAATTCCTTATG ggctgtccctgatCCTGCGGGCCGAGCAGAAGGAGCACCTCCCGCTGCTGTCCACGGTGGCCGGGGTGAAGGTGATGATCCACAGCCACAACCAGACCCCGTTCCTGGAGCACGAGGGCTTCCACATCCGCCCGGGCATCGCCACCACCATCGGCATCCGCCAG GACCAGGTGAACCGCCTGGGGGGCAACTACGGCAGGTGCACCAGGGACGGGGCTGATGTGGCCGTGGAGCTGCTCTACAACAACTCCTACACCCTGCAG GCGTGCCTGCACTCGTGTTTCCAGCGGGCCATGGTGCAGCGCTGTGGCTGTGGGTATTTCTATTACCCACTGCCTGCCGGGGCTCGCTACTGCGACTACAGCCGCCAGCCCGCCTGGG GGCACTGCTTTTACCAGCTCTACTCCCGGCTCCGGAATCACCGCCTGGATTGTTTCCAGCACtgccccaaaccctgcag GGAATCCCTGTACAAGGTCTCAGCTGGCACAGCGAAATGGCCCTCGGCAAAATCCCAG GACTGGGTGCGCCAGGCTCTGCGGCACCAGAACGGCTAcaactccagcagcagcag gagggaCATTGCCAAGGTCACCATCTTCTACcgccagctcagctcccaggcTGTGCACGAGGCCCCGCTGCTCTCA GAGAACCTGCTGCTGTCCAGCATGGGCAGCCAGTGGAGCCTGTGGTTCGGCTCCTCGGTGCTCTCGGTGGTGGagatgctggagctgctcctggacacgctggtgctgtccctgctcttctgCCTGCAGCGCCTCCGGCCCGGGCGCGGCCCCGGGGGCTCCGgggagcggcgggagcggccggggGGCGGCCGGGAGGGAGCCCGGGGGGCGGGACGGGGgcgggagctggagctgggacagctgtga
- the UBE2J2 gene encoding ubiquitin-conjugating enzyme E2 J2, translating into MSSSSNKRAPTTATQRLKQDYLRIKKDPVPYICAEPLPSNILEWHYVVRGPELTPYEGGYYHGKLIFPREFPFKPPSIYMITPNGRFKCNTRLCLSITDFHPDTWNPAWSVSTILTGLLSFMVEKGPTLGSIETSEFTKRQLAAQSLAFNLKDKVFCELFPEVVEEMKQKQKAQDELSSRPPSLPLPDVVPDGDAHLGHNGHAALLQGQHAALAPGHAGGLQQPPRNHGLLGGALANLFVIVGFAAFAYTVKYVLRSIAQE; encoded by the exons atgagcagcagcagcaataagAGGGCCCCCACCACAGCCACGCAGAGGCTGAAGCAGGATTACCTGAGGATCAAAAAGGATCCAGTGCCTTACATctgtgctgagcccctgccctccAACATCCTGGAATG GCACTACGTGGTGCGAGGGCCTGAGCTGACCCCGTATGAAG GTGGATATTACCACGGAAAATTAATATTTCCTCGAGAATTCCCTTTCAAACCCCCCAGTATTTATATGATCACCCCCAATGGAAGGTTCAAGTGCAACACAAG gctctgtCTGTCCATCACGGATTTCCACCCGGACACCTGGAACCCGGCCTGGTCCGTGTCCACCATCCTGACGGGGCTGCTCAGCTTCATGGTGGAGAAGGGGCCCACCCTGGGCAGCATTGAGACCTCCGAGTTCACC aaaaggcagctggctgcacagagcttagcatttaatttaaaagataAAGTCTTCTGTGAGCTCTTCCCTGAAGTGGTGGAG GAGAtgaagcagaagcagaaggCGCAGGAcgagctgagctccaggccgcCGTCACTGCCGCTGCCCGACGTGGTGCCGGACGGGGACGCGCACCTGGGGCACAACGGGCAcgctgccctgctgcaggggcagcacgCGGCCCTGGCGCCCGGGCACGCcggggggctgcagcagccccccAGGAACCACGGACTCTTGGGGGGAGCCCTGGCGAACTTGTTTGTCATCGTGGGCTTCGCCGCCTTCGCCTACACAGTCAAGTACGTGCTGAGGAGCATAGCCCAGGAGTGA